From a region of the Actinopolymorpha singaporensis genome:
- a CDS encoding sulfotransferase domain-containing protein, with the protein MPGDHGGVVPPVRYRSSDEDSARWLEFAFRPGDIVISTRSKSGTTWMQMICALLVFRTPDLSAPLNELSPWVDWLVEPADKVFARLEAQRHRRFVKTHTPLDGVVLDPRATYVVVARHPLDMAVSLYHQGANIDRDRLRELTGQPAAEPSPERAQPARPRPPLREWLLSWAASEADPREEMDSLPGVAWHLSDAWARRDQPNVVLVHYDDLSADLEGQMRRLADILGIEVPEGTWPALVQAATFDRMRARADELTPNPAGVLKDNAAFFRRGRSGAGREILGDDEWANYRARTQAMVPADLWAWLHREQAAG; encoded by the coding sequence ATGCCCGGTGATCATGGCGGTGTGGTTCCGCCCGTTCGCTACCGTTCCTCCGACGAGGACAGCGCCCGCTGGCTGGAGTTCGCGTTCCGGCCCGGCGACATCGTGATCAGCACCCGTTCCAAGAGCGGAACGACCTGGATGCAGATGATCTGTGCGCTGCTGGTCTTCCGGACGCCCGACCTGTCCGCGCCGCTGAACGAGTTGTCGCCCTGGGTGGACTGGCTGGTCGAGCCCGCCGACAAGGTGTTCGCCCGGCTGGAGGCGCAGCGGCACCGCCGGTTCGTGAAGACGCACACGCCACTGGACGGTGTGGTGCTCGACCCACGGGCCACCTATGTCGTGGTCGCCCGCCACCCGCTGGACATGGCTGTCTCGCTCTATCACCAGGGCGCGAACATCGACCGCGACCGGCTGCGCGAACTCACCGGGCAACCCGCCGCCGAGCCGTCTCCGGAGAGGGCGCAGCCGGCTCGGCCCCGGCCGCCTCTGCGTGAGTGGCTGCTGTCGTGGGCCGCGAGTGAAGCCGATCCCCGGGAGGAGATGGACTCCCTGCCCGGGGTGGCGTGGCACCTGTCCGACGCGTGGGCCCGCCGCGACCAGCCGAACGTCGTCCTCGTCCACTACGACGACCTGTCCGCCGACCTCGAGGGGCAGATGCGCCGGCTCGCGGACATTCTCGGGATCGAGGTGCCGGAGGGGACGTGGCCGGCGCTCGTCCAGGCGGCGACGTTCGACCGGATGCGGGCCCGTGCCGACGAACTCACCCCCAACCCGGCCGGCGTTCTGAAGGACAACGCGGCGTTCTTCCGGCGCGGCCGGTCCGGGGCCGGCCGGGAGATTCTCGGCGACGACGAGTGGGCGAACTACCGGGCGCGTACGCAGGCGATGGTGCCGGCCGACCTGTGGGCGTGGCTCCACCGGGAGCAGGCCGCCGGCTGA
- a CDS encoding L,D-transpeptidase — protein sequence MLAACTALAAGCTGSGAPDNDKDKGRAPLARIATNPLDNAVAVGLHTPVRVAASGGMLTRVRVTDPTGHALTGSLNPARTTWTATGALVPAEVYSVQAQAVNRDGKSSQTSRTFSTTQPSKALNTDVMPREGAEVGVAMPIAVRFSAAVRNRAAVEKRLQVKTSRPVVGAWHWISPSEIHYRPKTYWPAHTRVTLSADLDKVNAGADVWGTANLTRNFEIGNSVVTKVDLVDHHARTYIDGKLERTIAVTGGKPGWETRQGTKVIIDKQTDYVFTNEMIGVPESYSLLSQYAIRVTVSGEFLHTAEWSTGSQGNSNVSHGCVGMNLEDSDWLFHHTRIGDPVEVHNPAGPRMELTNGYGDWNLSWTQWKAGSALG from the coding sequence GTGCTCGCCGCGTGCACCGCGCTCGCCGCGGGTTGCACGGGATCCGGCGCCCCGGACAATGACAAGGACAAGGGCCGGGCACCACTGGCCCGGATCGCCACCAACCCGCTCGACAACGCGGTGGCGGTCGGCCTGCACACCCCGGTCAGGGTGGCGGCCTCCGGGGGCATGCTCACCCGGGTCCGGGTGACCGACCCGACCGGACACGCGCTGACGGGTTCGCTGAACCCCGCGCGAACGACGTGGACAGCCACCGGCGCACTCGTGCCGGCCGAGGTCTACAGCGTGCAGGCGCAGGCGGTCAACCGCGACGGGAAGAGTTCACAGACGTCCCGGACGTTCAGCACCACCCAGCCATCGAAGGCGCTGAACACCGACGTCATGCCGCGCGAGGGGGCCGAGGTCGGCGTGGCAATGCCCATCGCCGTCCGGTTCTCGGCGGCCGTGCGCAACCGCGCCGCGGTGGAGAAACGCCTGCAGGTGAAGACGTCCAGACCGGTCGTGGGGGCCTGGCACTGGATCAGCCCCTCCGAGATCCACTACCGGCCGAAGACGTACTGGCCGGCACACACCAGGGTGACGCTGAGCGCCGACCTGGACAAGGTGAACGCCGGCGCGGACGTGTGGGGCACGGCGAACCTCACCCGCAACTTCGAGATCGGCAACTCCGTGGTCACCAAGGTCGACCTGGTGGACCACCACGCGCGGACGTACATCGACGGGAAGCTCGAGCGCACCATCGCGGTCACCGGCGGCAAGCCCGGTTGGGAGACCCGGCAGGGCACCAAGGTGATCATCGACAAGCAGACCGACTACGTGTTCACCAACGAAATGATCGGCGTACCGGAGAGCTACAGCCTGCTCTCGCAGTACGCGATCCGGGTCACGGTGAGCGGTGAGTTCCTGCACACCGCCGAATGGTCGACGGGTTCCCAGGGCAACTCCAACGTCAGCCACGGCTGCGTCGGCATGAACCTCGAGGACTCCGACTGGTTGTTCCACCACACCCGCATCGGCGATCCGGTCGAGGTGCACAACCCCGCCGGGCCGCGGATGGAACTCACCAACGGGTACGGCGACTGGAACCTCTCCTGGACGCAATGGAAGGCCGGCAGCGCGCTCGGCTGA
- a CDS encoding NUDIX hydrolase, producing the protein MARVDFWDDPNAPFPTSIVPSVTAVVVRDGHLLLIHKVDNDRWALPGGGVDRGESAVHAAVRETAEETGLDVEVTGLVGVYTDPRHVMRYDDGEVRQQFSVCFRAEPIGGSLRPQPGETSAARWVPVNDLAALDIHPSMRMRIDDGLAWRPGTPARFT; encoded by the coding sequence ATGGCGCGCGTCGACTTCTGGGACGACCCGAACGCGCCGTTCCCCACCAGCATCGTTCCGTCGGTCACCGCGGTCGTCGTCCGTGACGGGCACCTGCTGCTGATCCACAAGGTGGACAACGACAGGTGGGCGCTGCCCGGCGGTGGCGTCGACCGCGGCGAGTCCGCCGTACACGCGGCCGTACGCGAGACCGCGGAGGAGACCGGGCTCGACGTGGAGGTCACCGGCCTGGTCGGCGTCTACACCGACCCGCGGCACGTGATGCGCTACGACGACGGCGAGGTACGCCAGCAGTTCAGCGTCTGCTTCCGGGCCGAGCCCATCGGTGGTTCGCTGCGCCCGCAGCCGGGCGAGACCAGCGCCGCCCGGTGGGTCCCGGTGAACGACCTGGCAGCCCTGGACATCCATCCGTCCATGCGCATGCGGATCGACGACGGGCTGGCGTGGCGGCCTGGCACGCCGGCCCGTTTCACGTGA
- a CDS encoding SGNH/GDSL hydrolase family protein, translating to MRSKTVPAGATRLSAALVAVLATLALLAASAAVVVGPAATARADDRSQHDSRAQHASQPAFPPASQHDDRSPNGGRHPRAAHWTAAWAAAVHHPFTLPEWFGPNWSEEGFADQTVRQVVRVTTGGAQVRVRLSNRFGTAPLRVTGVTVARAGDGAAVRPGTLRPVTFGGRTSTTLPVGSDRVSDPVRLPTRALQPLAVTMYFARPTGATTFHEGGLTTTYRAAGDHRFANAAGPFGGETTHSYYLLTGVDVTRGPGRQTGTVVAFGDSITDGAFSTANADNRYPDELAERLVAAGRRLGVVNLGINGNKVLGDSTCFGERGVGRFGRDALGQPGVRTVIVLEGINDIGSGGLPDTGCGTAPKVTAGQIIAGHRAMIAAAHSRGVRILGATLTPVKGNEYGYDTPENERIRDEVNRWIRTSGEYDGVVDFDRAVADPNDPDAFLPAYDGGDHLHPNDAGMRAMAEAIDLADL from the coding sequence ATGCGCTCGAAGACCGTCCCGGCAGGGGCGACCAGACTGTCCGCGGCGTTGGTGGCCGTGCTCGCGACGCTCGCGTTGCTGGCCGCGTCGGCCGCGGTCGTCGTCGGACCGGCAGCCACCGCGCGCGCCGACGACCGATCCCAGCACGACAGCCGAGCCCAGCACGCATCACAACCCGCATTCCCACCCGCATCTCAGCACGACGATCGATCACCGAACGGCGGCCGGCACCCGCGGGCCGCGCACTGGACCGCGGCGTGGGCCGCTGCAGTGCACCACCCGTTCACTCTGCCGGAGTGGTTCGGCCCCAACTGGTCGGAGGAGGGGTTCGCCGACCAGACGGTGCGGCAGGTCGTACGGGTCACCACCGGTGGTGCACAGGTTCGGGTCCGGCTGTCCAACCGTTTCGGTACGGCGCCGCTCCGGGTCACCGGGGTCACCGTCGCCAGGGCGGGCGACGGCGCCGCTGTCCGGCCCGGGACCTTGCGGCCGGTGACGTTCGGCGGCCGGACGAGCACGACCCTTCCTGTCGGCAGCGACCGCGTCTCCGACCCGGTGCGGCTGCCGACGCGGGCGCTGCAGCCGCTCGCGGTGACGATGTACTTCGCCCGGCCGACGGGTGCGACGACCTTCCACGAGGGCGGGCTGACCACGACCTACCGCGCGGCCGGTGACCACCGCTTCGCCAACGCGGCCGGGCCGTTCGGCGGCGAGACCACCCACTCCTACTACCTCCTCACCGGCGTGGACGTGACCCGCGGGCCTGGTCGCCAGACCGGCACCGTGGTGGCGTTCGGCGACTCCATCACCGACGGCGCCTTCTCCACCGCGAACGCCGACAACCGCTATCCGGACGAACTCGCCGAGCGCCTGGTGGCCGCCGGGCGGCGGCTCGGAGTCGTCAACCTGGGCATCAACGGCAACAAGGTTCTGGGTGACTCGACCTGCTTCGGTGAGCGGGGAGTCGGGCGGTTCGGGCGGGACGCGCTCGGCCAGCCCGGTGTCCGCACCGTGATCGTGCTCGAGGGCATCAACGACATCGGCTCCGGCGGGCTGCCGGACACCGGCTGCGGTACGGCGCCGAAGGTCACCGCCGGACAGATCATCGCCGGCCACCGCGCCATGATCGCGGCAGCGCACTCTCGCGGGGTCAGGATCCTGGGGGCGACGCTGACCCCGGTGAAGGGCAACGAGTACGGCTACGACACCCCGGAGAACGAGCGGATCCGCGACGAGGTGAACCGCTGGATCCGTACCAGCGGCGAGTACGACGGGGTGGTCGACTTCGACCGGGCGGTCGCCGACCCGAACGACCCGGACGCCTTCCTGCCGGCCTACGACGGCGGCGACCACCTGCACCCCAACGACGCGGGCATGCGGGCGATGGCCGAGGCGATCGACCTGGCCGACCTCTGA